From Halanaeroarchaeum sulfurireducens, a single genomic window includes:
- a CDS encoding sodium:calcium antiporter, protein MLSRARHPLFVLAAAAGLTIPWMVVWWTGPPSTLSPLPTVAVAGLAILGASFLLAWGAEIAEKDVPRAFAIAVLAVLAVAPEYAVDALYAWQAGTGGATTEACATAATSGIARACHDANLAVANMTGANRILIGIGWAGIALFSIYRSVAHTDESIEHRSGVLADVVHLDRNISVEIGFLLAATIVAFFVPLDGGIGLVDTIVLVGLYVVYIAIAISGEVEEVGEQVGVPAYFHARPRSVRVPTAIVLFLYSGVLIYLAVHPFAHGLEVLGQNLGLPPFFMIQWIAPLASESPELIVVVYLVNKARTTAGFNALISSKLNQWTLLIGTLAIVYSLGLGQFGTLPFEPKQAAEIWITAAQSFFAIAVLVNFTISGREAVLLLGLFVSQVAAEFALIQLLPAARAEALSVTMLDAYAALYVVLGLALFAQRRAAIRDVVADSRSALRRAVRYYIG, encoded by the coding sequence ATGCTCTCGCGGGCACGCCACCCACTTTTCGTCCTCGCCGCGGCGGCCGGGCTGACCATCCCCTGGATGGTCGTGTGGTGGACCGGGCCCCCCTCGACGCTGTCCCCCCTCCCAACCGTCGCCGTCGCGGGGCTCGCCATCCTGGGTGCCTCGTTCCTGCTCGCGTGGGGGGCCGAAATCGCGGAAAAGGACGTGCCGCGGGCCTTCGCCATCGCCGTCCTGGCAGTGCTTGCCGTCGCCCCCGAGTACGCCGTCGACGCGCTCTACGCCTGGCAGGCGGGGACGGGCGGTGCGACCACGGAGGCCTGTGCCACCGCCGCGACCTCGGGGATCGCCCGGGCGTGTCACGACGCCAACCTCGCCGTCGCGAACATGACGGGTGCAAACCGTATTCTCATCGGGATCGGGTGGGCCGGGATCGCACTGTTCAGTATCTATCGCTCGGTGGCTCACACCGACGAGTCCATCGAGCATCGCTCCGGCGTCCTCGCCGACGTCGTCCACCTCGACCGCAACATCTCCGTCGAGATCGGCTTCCTTCTCGCGGCGACGATCGTCGCCTTCTTCGTCCCGCTGGATGGCGGCATCGGTCTCGTCGACACCATCGTGCTCGTCGGTCTGTACGTCGTGTACATCGCCATCGCCATCTCCGGCGAGGTCGAGGAGGTCGGCGAGCAGGTCGGCGTCCCGGCGTACTTCCACGCGCGACCCCGATCGGTTCGGGTTCCGACAGCAATCGTACTGTTCCTGTACTCAGGCGTTCTCATTTACCTGGCCGTTCATCCCTTCGCCCACGGTCTCGAGGTACTCGGTCAGAACCTCGGCCTCCCGCCGTTTTTCATGATCCAGTGGATCGCGCCGCTCGCAAGCGAGAGCCCCGAACTCATCGTGGTCGTCTACCTCGTCAACAAGGCGCGAACGACCGCGGGGTTCAATGCGCTCATCTCCTCGAAGCTCAATCAGTGGACGCTGCTCATCGGGACCCTCGCCATCGTGTACAGTCTCGGCCTGGGGCAGTTCGGGACCCTCCCGTTCGAACCCAAGCAGGCGGCCGAGATCTGGATCACGGCGGCCCAGAGTTTCTTCGCCATCGCGGTGCTCGTCAACTTCACCATCAGCGGGCGCGAGGCCGTCCTCTTGCTCGGCCTGTTCGTCTCCCAGGTCGCCGCCGAGTTCGCGCTCATCCAGCTCCTGCCGGCGGCACGCGCGGAGGCGCTCAGCGTCACCATGCTCGACGCCTACGCGGCCCTGTACGTCGTCCTCGGGCTCGCCCTGTTCGCACAGCGGCGTGCGGCGATCCGTGACGTCGTTGCGGACTCGCGATCGGCACTTCGCCGGGCGGTACGGTACTACATCGGGTGA